A window of the Lolium perenne isolate Kyuss_39 chromosome 7, Kyuss_2.0, whole genome shotgun sequence genome harbors these coding sequences:
- the LOC127300857 gene encoding L-gulonolactone oxidase 2: MESLLPFLILALGVLVQLCCCSPPPDPVVCTHGTSNCTVTNTYGSYTDRSICHAANITYPRTEQELVAAVAAAASAKRKLKVATKHSHSIPKLSCPGGRDGTIISTARLNRTVHIDAAKRLMTVESGMVLRDLIAAAAAAGLALPNSPYWYGLSIGGLLATGAHGSSLWGKGGAVHEYVVGLRIVTPAPASQGFATVRELGADHPDLDAAKVSLGVLGVISQVTLALEPLFKRSVTYLKRGDSDLADQVVPWGRLHEFADLTWYPQHGTVMYRQDDRVDISTPGNGLSDYLTLRASPNHGTIGVRVAEESMQMKNVTDVARCAAAQLPVSVQEQQAFGFTNEGISFTGYPVVGYQHRMQASGTCIDGPEDGLLTSCIWDPRIRGSFFYNSGFSIALSKVPAFVADVQRLRDLNPDMFCTGVDGRIGMMGRYVKASSAYLGKAEDSIDLDVLFYRSRTYGIPRVYADLVDEIEQMALNKYGGLPHWGKNRDFAFDGAIAKYPKANKFLLVKNRYDPDGLFSSEWSDQVLGIRGRPTIVKKGCAIEGLCVCSDDSHCAPEQGYFCRPGKVYQEARVCSTEINDWFLSNMRIVCDNSQ, from the coding sequence ATGGAGAGCTTGCTTCCGTTTCTCATCTTGGCCCTAGGGGTTCTTGTCCAGCTTTGTTGCTGCAGCCCTCCGCCGGACCCGGTGGTCTGCACCCACGGCACGTCAAACTGCACGGTCACCAACACGTACGGCTCCTACACGGACCGCAGCATCTGCCACGCCGCCAACATCACCTACCCGCGCACCGAGCAGGAGCTCGTCGCAGCCGTGGCGGCGGCTGCCTCTGCGAAACGGAAGCTGAAGGTGGCCACCAAGCACTCGCACAGCATCCCCAAGCTGTCCTGCCCGGGAGGCCGCGACGGCACAATCATAAGCACCGCGCGGCTGAACCGGACGGTGCACATCGACGCCGCGAAGCGGCTTATGACGGTGGAGAGCGGCATGGTCCTCCGCGACCTCATTGCGGCCGCCGCAGCGGCGGGGCTCGCTCTGCCGAACTCACCCTACTGGTACGGCCTGTCCATCGGTGGACTACTTGCCACGGGCGCGCACGGGAGCTCGCTGTGGGGCAAGGGAGGAGCCGTGCATGAGTACGTGGTCGGGCTGAGGATCGTGACACCGGCGCCTGCGAGCCAGGGTTTCGCCACGGTGAGGGAGCTGGGCGCCGACCACCCGGACCTGGACGCCGCCAAGGTCTCTCTTGGGGTCCTCGGCGTCATCTCCCAGGTAACTCTGGCCTTGGAGCCCTTGTTCAAGCGGTCGGTGACGTACCTGAAGCGCGGCGACTCAGACTTGGCGGACCAAGTGGTTCCATGGGGCCGCCTCCACGAGTTTGCCGACTTGACATGGTATCCGCAGCACGGCACGGTCATGTACCGCCAGGACGACCGCGTTGACATCTCCACGCCGGGCAATGGCCTCAGCGACTACCTCACCTTGCGCGCCAGTCCCAACCACGGGACCATCGGCGTGAGAGTCGCCGAGGAGTCGATGCAAATGAAGAACGTTACCGACGTCGCCCGGTGCGCGGCGGCGCAGCTGCCGGTGTCCGTGCAGGAGCAGCAGGCCTTCGGCTTCACGAACGAAGGCATCTCTTTCACGGGGTACCCAGTAGTCGGGTACCAGCACCGCATGCAGGCGTCCGGCACCTGCATCGACGGCCCGGAGGACGGCCTCCTAACCTCATGCATCTGGGACCCGCGCATCCGTGGCTCCTTCTTCTACAACTCCGGCTTCAGCATCGCGCTCTCCAAGGTGCCAGCGTTCGTCGCCGACGTGCAGCGGCTGAGGGACCTCAACCCGGACATGTTCTGCACAGGCGTCGATGGCAGGATAGGCATGATGGGGCGCTACGTCAAGGCCTCCTCCGCTTACCTTGGCAAGGCCGAGGACTCGATCGACCTGGACGTCCTCTTCTACCGTAGCCGCACCTACGGCATCCCTCGTGTGTACGCCGACCTGGTGGACGAGATCGAGCAGATGGCGCTGAACAAGTACGGCGGCCTGCCGCACTGGGGCAAGAACCGTGACTTCGCGTTCGACGGTGCCATCGCAAAGTACCCCAAAGCCAATAAGTTTCTATTGGTGAAGAACAGGTACGACCCCGACGGCCTCTTCTCCAGTGAGTGGAGCGACCAGGTGCTGGGCATCCGCGGGAGACCCACCATCGTCAAGAAGGGCTGCGCCATCGAAGGACTCTGTGTCTGCTCCGACGACTCACACTGCGCACCGGAGCAGGGCTACTTCTGCCGGCCAGGAAAGGTGTACCAGGAAGCTAGAGTTTGTTCAACGGAAATTAATGATTGGTTCCTTTCAAATATGAGGATCGTCTGTGATAATAGTCAATAG